From Geomonas agri, one genomic window encodes:
- a CDS encoding 2-isopropylmalate synthase: protein MNNTEPKTIKIFDTTLRDGEQSPGASMNIEEKLRLAKQLQKLNVDVIEAGFPIASEGDFEAVKKVAQTIKGPEIAGLCRAGFKDIDRAWEALKFAEDKGRIHTFIATSDIHMKYKLQMTPAQVLEAAVKGVKRARSYTGNVEFSCEDAVRTDLKFLAEVVGAVIDAGATVVNIPDTVGYTIPFEYFNIIKYLKDNVKNIDDAVISVHCHNDLGLSVANSIAAVQAGAGQVECTINGIGERAGNCSLEEFVMAIRTRGDILPFKTNVVTEQLTPASRLLTQVTGIAVQQNKAIVGANAFAHEAGIHQHGMLMDKSTYEIMTPESVGLKASALVLGKHSGRHAFKKRLEELGHDLDEEALNKAFTRFKALADLKKEVYDEDLDAIVADQTKKIDEKYKLCHITVTCGSFAVATATVQMEIDGMQVRTAELGDGPVDATLKAIKKLAKRDAQLLQYNVGSITGGTDALGEVTVRITEGERTPVVGRGSSTDIIEASAKAYIDALNRLYFATDRDVESL from the coding sequence GTGAACAACACGGAACCGAAGACCATCAAGATCTTTGACACCACACTCAGAGACGGGGAGCAGTCCCCGGGCGCCAGCATGAACATCGAGGAGAAACTCCGCCTTGCCAAGCAGCTCCAGAAACTGAACGTGGACGTCATCGAGGCGGGTTTCCCGATCGCCTCCGAAGGGGATTTTGAGGCGGTAAAAAAGGTGGCCCAGACCATCAAGGGGCCGGAGATCGCCGGCCTGTGCCGCGCCGGTTTCAAGGATATCGATCGTGCCTGGGAGGCTCTCAAGTTCGCCGAGGATAAGGGTCGCATCCATACCTTCATCGCCACCTCCGACATCCACATGAAGTACAAGCTGCAGATGACCCCGGCCCAGGTGCTGGAGGCCGCCGTGAAAGGTGTCAAGCGGGCCCGCTCCTACACCGGTAACGTCGAGTTCTCCTGCGAGGACGCCGTTCGCACCGATCTGAAGTTCCTGGCCGAGGTGGTGGGCGCGGTCATCGACGCCGGCGCCACCGTGGTCAACATCCCAGACACCGTCGGCTACACCATTCCCTTCGAGTACTTCAACATCATCAAGTACCTGAAGGACAACGTGAAGAACATCGACGACGCGGTCATCTCCGTGCACTGCCACAACGACCTCGGCCTCTCCGTGGCCAACTCCATCGCCGCCGTCCAGGCTGGCGCCGGACAGGTAGAGTGCACCATTAACGGCATCGGCGAACGTGCCGGCAACTGCTCCCTGGAAGAGTTCGTCATGGCCATTAGGACCCGCGGCGACATCCTCCCCTTCAAGACCAACGTGGTCACCGAGCAGCTCACCCCGGCTTCGCGCCTGTTGACCCAGGTGACCGGCATCGCCGTGCAGCAGAACAAGGCCATCGTCGGCGCCAACGCCTTTGCCCACGAGGCGGGGATCCACCAGCACGGCATGCTGATGGACAAGTCGACCTACGAGATCATGACACCGGAGTCGGTGGGCCTGAAGGCGAGCGCCCTGGTGCTCGGCAAGCACTCCGGCCGCCACGCCTTCAAGAAGAGGCTGGAAGAACTGGGGCACGACCTGGACGAAGAAGCGCTGAACAAGGCGTTCACCCGCTTCAAGGCCCTCGCCGACCTCAAAAAGGAGGTCTACGACGAGGACCTGGACGCCATCGTCGCCGACCAGACCAAGAAGATCGACGAGAAGTACAAGCTCTGCCACATCACCGTGACCTGCGGTTCCTTCGCCGTTGCCACCGCGACCGTGCAGATGGAGATCGACGGCATGCAGGTGCGGACCGCCGAGCTGGGTGACGGCCCGGTCGATGCGACGCTGAAAGCTATCAAGAAGCTCGCCAAGCGTGACGCCCAGCTTCTGCAGTACAACGTCGGGTCCATTACCGGTGGCACCGATGCGCTGGGTGAAGTCACCGTCCGCATCACCGAAGGTGAACGCACCCCCGTCGTCGGCCGCGGTTCCTCCACCGACATCATCGAGGCATCTGCCAAGGCCTACATCGACGCACTTAACCGGCTCTACTTTGCCACCGACCGCGATGTAGAATCTCTTTAA
- the pssA gene encoding CDP-diacylglycerol--serine O-phosphatidyltransferase: MRKGIYILPNLFTAGSLFAGFYCMVSTVNSDYRTAALWILASSIFDGLDGKVARLTGTASKFGVEFDSLADVVSFGAAPGLLMYCWALKPFGRLGWLAGFLFLACAALRLARFNVQVETVESKRFVGLPTPAAASMVSATVLFFYHMGWPASYNKLAILVLIYFLALLMVSNVKYYSFKDPSLIKRQPFALLVLAVLLLIVIAAEPVIMLFTIFICYILSGPIGFVITYPRRRRLERAMHRGHEGMKKNQ; the protein is encoded by the coding sequence ATGCGCAAGGGGATCTACATCCTCCCCAACCTGTTCACCGCCGGGAGCCTGTTCGCCGGCTTTTACTGCATGGTGTCCACCGTGAACAGCGACTACCGCACCGCAGCGCTCTGGATCCTGGCCTCCTCCATCTTCGACGGTCTCGACGGCAAGGTGGCGCGTCTGACCGGTACCGCGAGCAAGTTCGGCGTCGAGTTCGACTCGCTTGCCGACGTGGTCTCCTTCGGGGCTGCGCCGGGACTCCTCATGTACTGCTGGGCCTTGAAGCCCTTCGGGCGCCTGGGGTGGCTGGCCGGATTCCTGTTCCTGGCCTGCGCGGCGCTCAGGCTCGCGCGCTTCAACGTCCAGGTGGAAACGGTGGAGAGCAAGCGTTTCGTCGGCCTCCCCACGCCGGCCGCGGCCAGCATGGTATCGGCTACAGTGCTCTTCTTCTACCACATGGGTTGGCCCGCTTCTTACAACAAGCTCGCCATCCTGGTGCTGATCTACTTCCTTGCCCTGCTCATGGTGTCCAACGTCAAGTACTACTCGTTCAAGGACCCGAGCCTGATCAAGCGGCAGCCCTTCGCCCTGCTGGTGCTGGCGGTGCTGCTCCTGATCGTCATTGCTGCGGAGCCCGTGATCATGCTCTTCACCATCTTCATCTGCTACATCCTCTCCGGTCCCATCGGCTTCGTGATCACCTATCCGCGCCGGCGCCGCCTGGAGCGCGCCATGCACCGCGGGCACGAGGGGATGAAGAAGAACCAGTAG
- a CDS encoding phosphatidylserine decarboxylase family protein — translation MRNTNTPVAVEGYPFIAGFAAVAALLALLGQFLHFGFFIPAALFLLLALFSIFFFRNPERTTPPGENVVVAPADGEVIFLGKVTEPHTGAEMEKISIFMSVFSVHINRAPLTSKVVDSFYNKGKFYDVRDERATFENEQQGLVLESATGLRMVVVQVAGLIARRIICYAKVGDQLTRGRRYGLIRFGSRLDVYLPLGTRIDVAMNQMTVAGETVLGILP, via the coding sequence ATGCGCAACACAAATACCCCCGTCGCAGTCGAGGGGTACCCGTTCATCGCCGGTTTCGCCGCTGTCGCGGCCCTGCTGGCGCTGCTTGGCCAGTTCCTGCATTTCGGATTCTTCATCCCTGCAGCGCTTTTCCTGCTGCTCGCCCTGTTCTCCATCTTCTTCTTCAGAAACCCCGAGCGCACCACCCCTCCGGGTGAAAACGTGGTGGTGGCTCCCGCCGACGGCGAGGTGATCTTCCTCGGCAAGGTGACCGAGCCGCATACCGGCGCAGAGATGGAGAAGATCAGCATTTTCATGTCCGTTTTTAGCGTGCACATCAACCGCGCTCCGCTTACCAGCAAGGTGGTCGATTCCTTCTATAACAAGGGGAAGTTCTACGACGTGCGCGACGAGCGGGCGACCTTCGAGAACGAGCAGCAGGGGCTGGTGCTGGAATCCGCGACCGGTTTGCGGATGGTGGTGGTGCAGGTTGCCGGTCTGATCGCGCGCCGCATCATCTGCTACGCCAAGGTGGGGGACCAGTTGACCCGCGGGCGCCGCTACGGGTTGATCCGTTTCGGTTCCCGGTTGGACGTCTACCTGCCGCTGGGGACGCGGATCGATGTTGCCATGAACCAGATGACTGTTGCCGGTGAGACCGTGCTGGGGATACTGCCGTGA
- a CDS encoding MXAN_6640 family putative metalloprotease, producing MAKFTSLRALFVTLLFPAIASAASLDDYYLSKFGPQAQLAKALESVVGLQSHTAERCRTDLYRSLKRDFAALQPATKKALASYITPPTLSGQTSPSSAPTFSSTHFTIHYTTTGVDAPSLTDANANGVPDHVERVAAVFEEVYSTEIGTMGYRPPPVSKYDVYLLDLTSQGAYGFTSDFGAPTTSNVSVGSYIEIDKAFSDPMFTVHGLYTADQMLQITAAHEFHHAIQFGYNYYFDIWYGEATSTWMEDQVYDSVNQCYIYLPDYVSVAATISLNAGLNGGSEYGRWLLNRYLAEQHDTQTTSVVRLIWEKLGTLSPTNSPKTAAGDLQMPPVIDSVLVNSYGSSLTADFVGFAKKIYARSWSTHLADLNKIPSASIAASYSAYPVPANLVTMPHYTFAFYRFVPTVGVADLTISVTKTTGAQVSVLKKVSGVVSEIAANVGGATYTVTGFGSLNPATDEVVLVVVNTTNVDNHQVSFSTDGSASAVTEPTVSTGSGTGTGGGGGGGGCFIATAAYGSYLHPKVAELRAFRDRYLLTNAPGRLFVAAYYRISPPIADVIARHEWMKSGVRCLLLPLIFAVEHPVVALALLLLVVGVSVRWGVLLLKGRGRQAVAL from the coding sequence GTGGCAAAATTTACATCGCTGCGTGCGCTCTTCGTCACGCTGTTGTTTCCGGCAATCGCTTCCGCCGCGTCGCTTGATGATTACTACCTGTCCAAGTTCGGGCCACAGGCCCAACTTGCCAAGGCGCTGGAGAGCGTGGTCGGTCTGCAAAGCCACACCGCCGAACGCTGCCGCACCGATTTGTACCGCAGCCTCAAGAGGGACTTCGCTGCTTTGCAGCCGGCCACCAAAAAGGCGTTGGCGAGTTACATCACCCCCCCGACCCTTTCGGGCCAGACTTCACCGTCATCTGCCCCGACCTTCAGCAGCACGCATTTTACCATCCACTACACCACCACCGGTGTTGACGCTCCCAGCCTGACCGATGCCAACGCCAACGGCGTCCCGGATCATGTTGAACGTGTCGCAGCAGTTTTCGAAGAGGTTTATTCCACAGAGATTGGCACAATGGGGTATCGGCCCCCGCCGGTTTCCAAGTACGATGTCTACCTTCTGGATCTCACCAGCCAGGGGGCCTACGGCTTTACCTCCGACTTTGGGGCGCCTACCACATCGAATGTCTCGGTCGGGAGTTATATCGAGATCGACAAGGCCTTCAGCGATCCGATGTTCACCGTTCACGGTCTCTACACCGCTGACCAGATGCTTCAGATAACGGCGGCTCACGAGTTTCATCACGCCATCCAGTTTGGCTATAACTATTACTTCGACATCTGGTACGGCGAGGCCACCTCGACCTGGATGGAAGACCAGGTTTATGACAGCGTCAATCAGTGCTATATCTACCTGCCGGACTACGTCTCCGTGGCGGCGACCATCTCGCTCAACGCCGGGCTCAATGGCGGGTCGGAGTACGGCCGCTGGCTTTTAAACCGCTACCTGGCCGAGCAGCACGACACCCAGACCACTTCGGTGGTACGGCTTATCTGGGAAAAACTGGGCACTCTCAGCCCGACCAACAGCCCCAAGACCGCTGCCGGTGACCTGCAGATGCCGCCTGTGATCGATTCGGTACTGGTAAACTCGTACGGCAGTTCCCTGACCGCTGACTTCGTGGGATTCGCCAAGAAAATTTATGCCCGGAGTTGGTCAACCCATCTTGCCGACCTTAACAAGATTCCCTCTGCAAGCATCGCCGCTAGCTATTCGGCGTATCCGGTTCCTGCCAACCTGGTCACGATGCCGCACTACACCTTCGCCTTCTACCGGTTCGTCCCCACAGTGGGTGTGGCGGATCTTACCATCAGCGTCACCAAAACCACGGGGGCGCAGGTGTCGGTGCTGAAAAAGGTCAGCGGCGTGGTCAGCGAGATTGCCGCAAATGTCGGTGGAGCCACCTATACGGTCACCGGCTTTGGTTCGCTCAACCCCGCTACCGACGAGGTGGTGCTGGTCGTCGTCAACACCACCAACGTCGATAATCACCAGGTTAGTTTCAGTACCGACGGCAGCGCCTCCGCCGTCACCGAGCCTACAGTGAGCACTGGCAGTGGTACTGGTACTGGTGGGGGCGGCGGGGGAGGAGGGTGCTTCATCGCGACGGCGGCTTACGGCAGCTACCTGCACCCCAAGGTTGCCGAACTGCGGGCCTTCCGCGACCGCTACCTCTTGACCAACGCTCCTGGCCGGCTCTTCGTGGCGGCGTACTACCGGATCAGCCCGCCGATCGCCGACGTGATCGCCCGGCACGAGTGGATGAAGAGCGGGGTGCGTTGCCTGTTACTGCCGCTGATTTTCGCGGTGGAGCATCCGGTGGTGGCGCTGGCGCTGCTGCTTTTGGTGGTGGGGGTGTCCGTGCGTTGGGGAGTGCTGCTGCTGAAGGGGAGGGGACGACAGGCTGTTGCCCTCTAA
- the ilvN gene encoding acetolactate synthase small subunit — MRHTIAVLVENEFGVLSRVVGLFSGRGFNIDSLTVAPTNDEALSRITLVTRGDEQIIEQITKQLNKLIDVIKVIDFEPENAIEREMVLVKVSAEDQSRAEVLRIADIFRAKVIDVTPKSYTLEATGAPAKVSAMVELLRPLGLKELVSTGPVVIGRGAKAWKG; from the coding sequence ATGAGACATACCATTGCTGTTCTGGTCGAGAACGAGTTCGGCGTTCTCTCCCGCGTGGTCGGACTTTTTTCCGGGCGCGGCTTCAACATAGATTCGCTCACCGTGGCTCCCACCAACGACGAGGCGCTGTCCCGCATCACCCTGGTGACCCGCGGCGACGAGCAGATCATCGAGCAGATCACCAAGCAGCTCAACAAGCTGATCGACGTGATCAAGGTGATCGATTTCGAACCGGAGAACGCCATCGAGCGCGAGATGGTGCTGGTCAAGGTGTCTGCCGAGGACCAAAGCCGCGCCGAGGTGCTGAGAATCGCCGACATCTTCCGCGCCAAGGTCATCGACGTGACACCGAAGTCCTACACCCTGGAGGCCACCGGTGCCCCGGCCAAGGTAAGCGCCATGGTCGAGCTGCTGCGCCCCCTGGGGCTTAAGGAGCTGGTCAGCACCGGTCCGGTGGTGATCGGGCGCGGCGCCAAGGCCTGGAAGGGGTAG
- the tsaB gene encoding tRNA (adenosine(37)-N6)-threonylcarbamoyltransferase complex dimerization subunit type 1 TsaB codes for MKILTVDTSSNCSSVSLSDDATLLGECLLGEDRSNSGRLMDSISSLLQAARLTPEGIDCFAVSLGPGSFTGVRVGIATVKGLALATGKPVVGFSSLAMLAMNLPYSSEQVAPLFDARKGEVYGALYRCGALPDVVEADTVLSPQDFLALVKHPTIFVGDGAVRYRDLIQDSLGDLAIFPPWHANLPRACAGAVIARESAREGKFTPLADLNPTYLRASEAEIAKRKRESV; via the coding sequence TTGAAGATACTCACCGTCGACACCTCCAGCAACTGCTCCTCGGTTTCCTTGAGCGATGACGCAACCCTCTTGGGCGAGTGCCTTTTGGGCGAAGACCGCAGTAACTCCGGACGCCTGATGGACTCCATTTCGAGCCTGCTACAGGCCGCCAGGCTTACCCCCGAAGGGATTGATTGCTTCGCCGTATCCCTGGGGCCCGGCTCCTTCACGGGAGTGCGGGTTGGCATCGCCACCGTCAAGGGGCTCGCGCTCGCCACCGGCAAACCCGTGGTCGGCTTTTCTTCCCTGGCCATGTTGGCCATGAACCTCCCCTACAGTTCGGAGCAGGTAGCACCCCTGTTCGACGCCAGGAAAGGAGAGGTGTACGGCGCTCTGTACCGCTGCGGCGCTCTTCCCGATGTCGTCGAGGCCGACACGGTGCTCTCCCCGCAGGACTTTCTCGCACTGGTGAAGCACCCCACCATCTTCGTCGGCGACGGCGCCGTCCGTTACCGTGACCTGATCCAGGACTCCCTCGGAGACCTCGCCATCTTTCCCCCCTGGCACGCCAACCTGCCGCGCGCCTGCGCCGGTGCGGTCATCGCACGCGAATCCGCCCGCGAGGGGAAATTCACCCCGCTTGCCGACCTGAACCCCACCTACCTGCGTGCCTCCGAGGCCGAGATCGCCAAGAGAAAGCGTGAGTCTGTTTAA
- a CDS encoding carboxypeptidase-like regulatory domain-containing protein, whose product MSSGFRFCLVALTVALTCLTAHAFAKKPAELWSFFYYDGTTFVAGRPAQLTPFVAVRAGFLPVVETREERIKEVKMPEGTGALVGICYVQSYGGKLKPARGFHPVPMQEIDVTAAGAQSATSVQTDSNGYFVMVLPPGSYRVGNQQLEVQIEKGKTNFIPVRVGKRMVD is encoded by the coding sequence ATGTCCAGTGGTTTCCGCTTCTGCCTTGTCGCTTTGACTGTAGCCCTGACCTGTCTGACTGCTCATGCCTTCGCGAAGAAGCCGGCTGAACTCTGGTCCTTCTTCTACTACGACGGAACAACCTTCGTTGCCGGCAGGCCTGCGCAACTGACACCCTTTGTCGCGGTGAGGGCTGGTTTTCTCCCGGTGGTCGAGACCAGGGAAGAGCGGATCAAGGAAGTGAAAATGCCCGAGGGAACCGGCGCCCTGGTCGGTATCTGTTACGTGCAGTCGTACGGTGGAAAGCTGAAGCCTGCGCGTGGGTTTCATCCCGTCCCCATGCAGGAGATCGACGTCACAGCGGCAGGTGCGCAGTCCGCGACATCGGTGCAGACCGACAGCAACGGTTATTTCGTTATGGTCCTCCCGCCCGGGAGTTATAGGGTTGGCAACCAGCAACTCGAGGTCCAGATCGAAAAAGGTAAAACCAATTTCATCCCCGTGCGCGTGGGGAAAAGGATGGTGGACTAG
- the ilvB gene encoding biosynthetic-type acetolactate synthase large subunit: protein MKLNGARILLECLKREGVDTIFGYPGGTVINLYDELFSFKEIRHILPRHEQAGVHAADGYARATGKVGVAIATSGPGATNTITGIATAYMDSIPMVIITGQVPTALIGNDAFQEADIIGITRPCTKHNFLVKDVRDLATIMKKAFYIARTGRPGPVVVDLPKDVQIAQTEFHYPESVEIRGYKPTVEGHPKQIEKAIASIMQAKKPVIYVGGGVILANAAAELVAVAKRLGIPVTTTLMGLGAYPENDPQSLGLLGMHGTYYANMAVSHCDMLIAIGARFDDRVTGKIASFAPHAKIVHVDVDPTSIKKNVRVDLPIVGDVRDVLQKMLKVADEIGPDAKACQAALAPWIAEIDEWKTKHPMTYKQSTSVIKPQYVIQRLRALSDPDAIVATDVGQHQMWTAQFFGFTAPRTLLSSGGLGTMGFGLPAAMGAQAGFPERQVMVVCGDGGFQMNMQELATIVQNRLNVKIVILNNNFLGMVRQWQELFFDKRYSSTCMELPIDFIKLAEAFGATGLQATKVDEVDEVIKKGFAIKGPVLMEFKVAREEKVLPMVPAGASLTEMVLAS, encoded by the coding sequence ATGAAACTGAACGGAGCACGCATCCTGCTGGAGTGTCTCAAACGGGAGGGGGTCGACACGATCTTCGGCTATCCCGGTGGGACCGTCATCAACCTCTACGACGAGCTCTTCTCGTTCAAGGAGATCAGGCACATCCTGCCCAGGCACGAGCAGGCCGGCGTCCACGCGGCCGACGGCTACGCCCGCGCCACCGGCAAGGTCGGTGTCGCCATCGCCACCTCGGGGCCCGGTGCCACCAACACCATCACCGGCATCGCCACCGCCTACATGGACTCCATCCCGATGGTGATCATCACCGGGCAGGTGCCCACCGCGCTGATCGGCAACGACGCCTTCCAGGAAGCCGACATCATCGGCATCACCCGTCCCTGCACCAAGCACAACTTCCTGGTGAAAGACGTCAGAGACCTCGCCACCATCATGAAGAAGGCGTTCTACATCGCCCGCACCGGCCGTCCCGGCCCGGTCGTGGTCGATCTCCCCAAGGACGTCCAGATCGCTCAAACCGAGTTCCACTACCCCGAGAGCGTCGAGATCCGTGGCTACAAACCGACCGTCGAGGGGCACCCGAAGCAGATCGAGAAGGCGATCGCCTCGATCATGCAGGCGAAGAAGCCGGTGATCTACGTGGGGGGTGGTGTCATCCTGGCCAACGCTGCCGCCGAGCTGGTCGCGGTCGCCAAGCGCTTGGGCATCCCGGTCACCACGACCCTGATGGGCCTCGGTGCGTACCCGGAGAACGACCCGCAGTCCCTGGGGCTTTTGGGCATGCACGGCACCTACTACGCCAACATGGCCGTGTCCCACTGCGACATGCTGATCGCCATCGGCGCCCGCTTCGATGACCGCGTCACCGGCAAGATCGCCTCGTTCGCACCGCACGCGAAGATCGTCCACGTCGACGTCGACCCGACCTCGATAAAGAAGAACGTCCGCGTCGACCTCCCCATCGTGGGCGACGTGCGCGACGTCCTCCAGAAGATGCTCAAGGTGGCCGACGAGATCGGTCCGGACGCCAAGGCCTGCCAGGCGGCACTTGCCCCCTGGATCGCCGAGATCGACGAGTGGAAGACGAAACATCCGATGACCTACAAGCAGTCCACCTCGGTGATCAAGCCGCAGTACGTGATCCAGAGACTGCGCGCCCTGTCCGACCCGGACGCCATCGTGGCCACCGACGTCGGCCAGCACCAGATGTGGACCGCTCAGTTTTTCGGCTTCACCGCCCCGAGGACGCTCCTTTCCTCCGGCGGCCTGGGCACTATGGGCTTCGGCCTCCCAGCTGCCATGGGGGCGCAGGCGGGCTTCCCCGAGCGCCAGGTCATGGTGGTCTGCGGCGACGGCGGTTTCCAGATGAACATGCAGGAACTCGCCACCATCGTGCAGAACCGTCTCAACGTAAAGATCGTCATTCTCAACAACAACTTCCTGGGCATGGTACGCCAGTGGCAGGAGCTCTTCTTCGACAAGCGCTACTCCTCGACCTGCATGGAACTTCCCATCGACTTCATCAAGCTCGCCGAGGCCTTCGGCGCCACCGGCCTGCAGGCCACCAAGGTGGACGAGGTTGACGAGGTCATCAAGAAAGGGTTCGCCATCAAGGGCCCCGTACTGATGGAGTTCAAGGTTGCACGCGAGGAAAAGGTGCTGCCGATGGTCCCGGCCGGCGCTTCGCTGACCGAGATGGTTCTTGCCAGCTAA
- the ilvD gene encoding dihydroxy-acid dehydratase, which translates to MRSDMITQGLERTPHRALLKGTGLPQSEMGKPFIGIATSFTDLIPGHVGMRDLERFIEKGVHTGGGYSFFFGIPGVCDGISMGHKGMHYSLPTRELIADMVESVAEAHRLDGLVLLTNCDKITPGMLMAAARLDIPCIVVTAGPMMSGRGDAGRKYSFVTDTFEAMARYKAGVIDDQELARCEENACPGMGSCQGLFTANTMAILTETMGMSLPRCGTALAVSALKRRIAFASGERIVDLVRENVTPRSILTREAFENAIRVDLALGGSSNTVLHLLAIAHEAGVELPLNTFDILSKTTPQIASMNPAGEHFMEDLDAAGGVAGVMKQLGDKIHDCPTLMGLSTKEIAASLKGVDDSVIRPVDAPVKKEGGIAVLFGNIAPQGAVVKQSGVGEKMMQFTGTARCFDSEDIAMAAIMNGQIKSGDVVVIRYEGPKGGPGMREMLAPTAAIMGLGLGDSVALITDGRFSGGTRGPCIGHISPEAAVGGPIALVEDGDKIELDIPSRSLKLLVSDEELVSRRSRWVAPEPKIKKGWLARYAKVVTSAHTGAITTAE; encoded by the coding sequence ATGCGTAGCGACATGATCACACAAGGGCTGGAGCGCACCCCGCACCGTGCCCTTTTGAAAGGAACCGGCCTGCCACAAAGCGAGATGGGGAAGCCCTTCATCGGCATCGCCACCAGCTTCACCGACCTCATCCCGGGACACGTGGGCATGAGGGATCTTGAGCGTTTCATCGAGAAAGGCGTCCACACCGGGGGCGGCTACTCGTTCTTCTTCGGCATTCCCGGCGTCTGCGACGGCATCTCCATGGGGCACAAGGGGATGCACTACTCCCTCCCGACCCGCGAGCTGATCGCGGACATGGTCGAGTCCGTGGCCGAGGCGCACCGCCTGGACGGCCTGGTGCTTTTGACCAACTGCGACAAGATAACCCCGGGCATGCTCATGGCGGCGGCCCGCCTGGACATCCCCTGCATCGTGGTCACCGCAGGCCCGATGATGAGCGGCCGCGGCGACGCCGGCAGGAAATACTCCTTCGTCACCGACACCTTCGAGGCGATGGCCCGCTACAAGGCCGGCGTCATTGACGACCAGGAACTGGCCCGCTGCGAGGAGAACGCCTGCCCTGGGATGGGCTCCTGCCAGGGACTCTTCACCGCCAATACCATGGCCATCCTCACCGAGACCATGGGCATGAGCCTGCCGCGCTGCGGCACCGCGCTCGCCGTTTCCGCTTTGAAGCGCCGCATCGCCTTCGCCTCCGGCGAGCGCATCGTCGACCTGGTGCGTGAGAACGTCACCCCGCGCTCCATCTTGACCCGCGAGGCGTTCGAGAACGCGATCCGCGTCGACCTGGCGCTGGGCGGCTCCTCCAACACCGTGCTGCACCTGCTCGCCATCGCCCACGAGGCCGGCGTGGAGTTGCCGCTGAACACCTTCGACATCCTCTCCAAGACGACCCCGCAGATCGCCTCGATGAACCCGGCGGGCGAGCACTTCATGGAAGACCTCGACGCCGCCGGCGGCGTGGCCGGCGTCATGAAGCAGTTGGGCGACAAGATCCACGACTGCCCGACCCTGATGGGGCTTTCCACCAAGGAGATCGCGGCGAGCCTGAAAGGGGTGGACGACAGCGTGATCCGCCCGGTGGACGCGCCGGTCAAAAAGGAAGGCGGCATCGCCGTCCTCTTCGGCAACATCGCCCCCCAGGGCGCCGTGGTCAAGCAGTCCGGCGTCGGCGAGAAGATGATGCAGTTCACCGGCACCGCTCGCTGCTTCGATTCCGAAGACATCGCCATGGCAGCCATCATGAACGGCCAGATCAAGAGCGGCGACGTGGTGGTGATCCGCTACGAAGGCCCCAAGGGCGGCCCGGGCATGAGGGAGATGCTGGCGCCTACCGCTGCCATCATGGGTCTGGGCCTGGGAGACTCTGTGGCGCTTATCACCGACGGTCGCTTCTCCGGCGGCACCCGCGGCCCCTGCATCGGCCACATCTCGCCCGAGGCGGCCGTTGGCGGTCCCATTGCCCTCGTTGAAGACGGTGACAAGATCGAACTCGATATTCCGTCCCGTTCCCTGAAGCTCCTCGTGAGCGACGAGGAACTGGTCAGCCGGCGCTCCCGCTGGGTTGCGCCCGAGCCGAAGATCAAGAAGGGTTGGCTCGCCCGCTATGCTAAGGTGGTCACCTCCGCCCACACCGGCGCCATTACCACCGCTGAATAA